TAATGGAAAGAAGATATTACTTAACAGTAGTAAAATATGTAACTAATCTAAGATAGGGAGGATTATATTTTGAAGAAAACTGCTATGTATTTGGTCTTATTGATACTGGTACTTTCATTAATCGCCTGTAAAAAAGACACAAATGATGTAGAGGTGTTGAAGGATTCAGGTGAATACTATTTTGAGCCTAATGTATCAATAATTGAAGGCAAATTAATTACAAGAATGTACTATGGTCCACCAAATTATGGAGAGAACCCTGATACTGATGCTCAACAATATCCGTTTATATTGCAACTGGATAACCCAATTGATGTTATTGCAACGGAGAATGATACTCAAAATTCAGATGTACTTGGAGTTACTGAGATACAAGTAGTCCCTATGGGTGAAGAAGAAACTCAACTATTGGATAGTTATATAGATAGTCGAGTTAGAATACAAGGAACTTTATTTAAAGCGATATTTGGTGGACATCATACAGATGTATTAATACAAGTAGAAGAGATTCTGGATTAATAACCATAGTAAATATTATTGTTGGTTTCTAACAATAAGGCT
This window of the Proteiniborus sp. DW1 genome carries:
- a CDS encoding DUF4431 domain-containing protein, with product MKKTAMYLVLLILVLSLIACKKDTNDVEVLKDSGEYYFEPNVSIIEGKLITRMYYGPPNYGENPDTDAQQYPFILQLDNPIDVIATENDTQNSDVLGVTEIQVVPMGEEETQLLDSYIDSRVRIQGTLFKAIFGGHHTDVLIQVEEILD